In a single window of the Hoeflea algicola genome:
- a CDS encoding response regulator — MAMIGIGEGECWQSGRNEQRCCDGRELVHLTISWLVAHSVYGHKEPNLNGLHPPVCTGMSQDAGSVTFGDKTITDALCRFSIEELMSDAPHILVVDDHKEIRESVKRFLEKNGMRAGTARDAHDAEAKLAIGNYDLMVLDVMMPGESGLSLCQRLSAERALPIIMLTALGDDTDRIVGLEIGADDYLAKPFNPRELLARIKAVLRRSERKEKLAGGFAGKRLRFAHLVLDSDSRVLADESGNETRLTSADFKLLIVLLERARVVLSREQLLDLTAGRSAGPLDRTIDNQISRLRRKIEPDILQPKIIATVRNGGYCLSADVEVLG, encoded by the coding sequence ATGGCCATGATCGGAATCGGCGAGGGCGAATGTTGGCAAAGCGGCCGAAATGAGCAGCGCTGTTGCGATGGTCGTGAACTTGTACATCTTACAATCTCCTGGTTGGTTGCACATTCAGTATATGGGCATAAAGAACCCAATCTGAATGGATTGCATCCACCGGTTTGTACCGGCATGTCGCAGGATGCGGGTTCTGTTACATTCGGTGACAAAACAATCACTGACGCATTGTGTCGGTTTTCGATAGAAGAGCTCATGTCCGATGCTCCGCACATTCTCGTCGTCGACGATCACAAGGAAATCCGTGAAAGCGTAAAGCGCTTTCTTGAGAAGAACGGCATGCGCGCCGGCACCGCCAGGGATGCGCATGATGCCGAAGCAAAACTTGCCATCGGCAATTATGACTTGATGGTGCTGGATGTCATGATGCCCGGCGAAAGCGGCCTTTCCCTGTGCCAGCGGCTGTCCGCCGAGCGCGCGTTGCCAATCATCATGCTGACAGCGCTGGGCGATGACACGGACCGGATCGTCGGGCTCGAAATCGGAGCCGATGACTATCTTGCGAAACCGTTCAATCCGCGGGAGTTGCTGGCCCGGATCAAGGCGGTTCTTCGACGTTCGGAACGGAAGGAAAAGCTTGCGGGCGGCTTCGCGGGAAAGCGGCTTCGTTTTGCCCACCTCGTGCTTGATTCCGACAGCCGGGTGCTGGCGGACGAATCCGGAAACGAAACGCGCTTGACGAGCGCAGACTTCAAGCTGCTGATCGTACTGCTGGAGCGCGCGCGAGTGGTTCTGAGCCGCGAGCAGCTTCTGGACCTCACGGCTGGCCGTTCAGCCGGGCCGTTGGACCGCACCATCGACAACCAGATCAGCCGCCTCAGGCGCAAGATCGAACCCGATATTCTTCAGCCAAAGATCATTGCGACCGTCAGAAACGGCGGCTATTGCCTGTCGGCGGACGTGGAGGTGTTGGGTTGA
- a CDS encoding EF-hand domain-containing protein, translating to MAGGNANMMQGMMGGEMGSMMRMMKMMHGGQSGMMGMDGETGGMGAGMMGMGGSMMGDTDHMQRLFDANDDGTVSPEELRTGLLDELKTYDADGNGMLSLAEFETLHAAHIREHTVDRFQAFDADGDGQVTSEEFAAPADRMKRMMMMRSGNMPGQDGGMMDGEQPGSMMQNDAQSETKQDN from the coding sequence ATGGCGGGTGGCAACGCCAACATGATGCAAGGAATGATGGGCGGCGAAATGGGATCCATGATGCGCATGATGAAGATGATGCACGGTGGACAATCGGGCATGATGGGCATGGATGGCGAAACCGGCGGCATGGGCGCGGGAATGATGGGCATGGGCGGATCGATGATGGGTGACACCGACCATATGCAACGCTTGTTCGACGCCAATGACGACGGAACAGTCTCGCCCGAGGAACTTCGCACTGGTCTGCTTGACGAGCTGAAAACCTACGACGCAGACGGCAATGGAATGCTGTCGCTCGCCGAATTCGAAACGCTTCACGCCGCCCATATCAGGGAACATACGGTCGACCGCTTTCAAGCCTTTGACGCGGATGGAGACGGGCAAGTCACTTCCGAGGAATTTGCAGCGCCCGCAGACAGGATGAAGCGGATGATGATGATGCGTTCGGGCAATATGCCAGGTCAGGACGGCGGCATGATGGACGGCGAGCAACCGGGGAGCATGATGCAGAACGACGCGCAGAGCGAAACAAAACAGGACAATTGA